The DNA region GTACTAACAACATATAAAGCAAatgttgaattttcttttttaataaaaccatataacaaaagaaGATGAATAGGACATGGGAAAGATAAATGCACTATACAACAGTGCAAACACATTCTTCCGACTAGCTCTTCAAGGATTCAAATAAGGAATGCTAGGTGATGGTGGTAGAACCTAATCACTTCAACGAACTCAGATAtactttttccttcatttttcccCTTAACTGTTGATACGAGATGGAGGGAACAAATGCCCTATCACTGTCAAAAAAGTGTTGTGTTGTCAACAACACAATGCATCGTTACCCATTTAGGTTTGtagaaaagaaacaagaaaaaacgCAATTGCAAGATCATAATCAACAAAGAGATCAAGATAAAACGTTACCTTCTCAAAGAAAAAAGATCAAAATATGTATCTGAAAAGGTCCGTTGAGCAACTTTACCTCATCAACTTCGACATTGAAGGCTACTATGCCACCAAATGCACTAACTGGATCTGCTTTCACAGCCAGCCTATATGCTTCAATGATATCATCCCGTGATGCTACTCCACAAGGATTCGTATGCTTCACAACAACACATGTTGGTTTATTAAAATCACACACACAATTCCAAGCTGCATCGGCGTCCAGATAGTTGTTATATGACATCTCCTACATCAAGAAGAAGGCAGAGTCATTAGCCCTGAAACTTCAACTAGATGAATTCCATTCATGTGATGCTAAATTTAGAGCAACGAACTATCCAGCGTACAAATAGACACTAAACAGAATTTGAAAATATGCGAAGTTATGAACATTAGAACATAAACATCAGAATTCTAACCTTGCCATGGTGTTGGATAACAGTTGCAATTCCACCAGCGTTAACCTCAGATAGAGACTTATCAACATAAACTGCTGCCTTCTGATGAGGGTTTTCACCATATCGAAGTGAGTCTTTTAGAGAAAGTGGCACTGTCAAGCTGGGAGGGAACTTATCTACCAACAGAGACCAAAGTCATCAATCAGCATAATATCAGATTAAAAAAAAGCCTGATCCCTCCCTCCCTCTCTTATTCAATAAGATATTCCATCTCGAAGCACAATGAGGCTTAGCAGGCAACTgttaaatcaaaattaaaataaatttgaagCCTTAGTTTTCTATAGAAAACTCTCAACCTTTCCGTTTTTTTCAAATGTAGAGGCTGAAGATGATCGTTTTAATGTTTTCAAGTTCTTTACTGaacctttttttcttgttatgGGGAGAGGGGGTTTTTGTATTCACATGGCTGTATGAATTTTGGAGAGGGAATACCTCCTACAGTCTGCTTCCACAGCCACTCTGAAACTGCAGAATCATAAGAAGCGACATGTTGAAAAGCTTTCCAGGCCAACTTCCTACGAAATTGTTGGTCATCATTATCTCCACGAAGAAACTCCAAAAGATCTGGGTAATCTTCAGAATCAACTACGACCAAAACATCCCTATGATTCTGTTAAATAAGCATTGTCCATGTTTAGACACAACGCTGTATACAACACAAAGATTCAGCCAagcattttttagaaaagatTCAGCAGGCATTATATAAAGTGTAAGGCACTAACCATGATTTTATCCGATATAGTTTTGTTATTGATGTATGCCAAATAAATTGTATCATGCAACATATAATCCAGAAAAGCAATTCATAGAATTTAAGCATAGTTGAAACACAACTTAGCTCCTTGTTCAATTCAGATACTCTATAATGGATAAGAGCATCCTACATAGCATTTTATCCAATTAAGACCAAGAAGCAAAAGCATATATGCCTAAGAAAACGTAAAGCTGTAACAGAGTGGTTTGCAGATGAAAAACTGTTGGTTCACAAGTGAAATATATGTGCGAAAGCTTTAAATTCTAAGGGACAGATGTTGGTATCATATGTCTTCTAATATTTATAACTAGAGAGATGCCGCAGGTgtaaaaaaaaggggagaatGCATTAAGATGAAAGTAACTTGTCTTATACTAGTTACAGGTCAGGGAAAAGTAATAAGCTAAGCAACCTTTGCAGCAGCTCTAATCATGGCAGGTCCGCCAATATCGATGTTTTCAATTCCATCCTCAAATGAAATTCCACTTGAAGAAGAAACCTTCGCATAAAAGGGATACAAGTTgaccacaacaacatcaaatgtACCTGCAGATGGAATCACCGTAAATTTCATTTGTTTCCTAACATTGCATCATGCTCCTATAAGAAGAGTAGATGTATGCCAAACCCCAGGCTTTTTCTGGCAACCAAGCAATAAGTGTTTTTACAATGCAAAATACTATTTACTTGGAACAGAAACCTTGATTCCTGAAGTCCATATCTAGTGTTTTTCACCTTTTTTGGATTAGTTGCATCTAAAGGCTAAATATGTGAATTTTCAGCAGCATATTATGAAAAGACAAGTTGCATCTTTGGATGCTTAGCGAGGCATCCCAACTAAGCCAGGTGGACAAAGTGGTGGGTCTTAGATAAACTTTGAAAACGTTGGGTGTGTAAAGGGTTGCACGTGTGTGTGACATAGGGATTTGGCCTCAAGGTCAGGGGATAAACTACGTATTCTATCatacttaaaatcaattagctcaccaatttcatgcttttcaagAGCTTCCATGTGATGCTCCTGATCTCTTCTAGCAAGAATACCTCCATGAATGCCAGGATGCAAAGTCTTTACACGGCCATCAAGCTGTGACAAGGACAAAAGTCCTCAGTTATGTTTTTGAAGTTTACTGCCATGATTCACCGCTCTCATTTCCAGATGGAAGTTACAAAATCAACAAGAAGGATGTGTAAACACAACATTTATAGGACCAGGCAATAAGAGAAAAGTTTGAATACAATATACTATCAATAATACAAAGATGAGCAAGAAACATGAAAttgcaaaaggaaaaaaaaaaggtaaaattatATCTAAACCACAAAGATATGCAAAAGAAGTCAACCATCACTGCAAAGACAAATAAAAGTAAAGCAGGTTGAAAACAGTGTTAAGAAGTGTAGCAAGGGTTGGCATTTTACCTATCATAGAGGTAGTActccataatttttttattttattgagaataggtttattttttttaattgcggTGTCAGGAGCAGCTtgtgcgcacctcgactaattccacagggtacctgctacctcccaccaacacaGGTACCGGCTAACTCTATCCACAATGGACAGATGAGAAGAATCTTCAAGTGTTTTTTGTCTTTACTGGgaattgaacctgagacctcatggtttTATTGAGAATAGACTAAAGTATAGATATCttatagaaaaaataataattgatcaagcttatagaaaaaaatagattaaaaagaaaaaatcaaaatgtaCAAAATTTGTTTCAACTATAAAGGGGTAGTAATACATGCAAACAATAATATTCCAATTCATTAAgttctactccctccgtcccaatttaagtgtcttactttcattttttgtctgtcccaaaaagagctTTCTATATTTAGCAAGTTTTAGCAAGTTTTAAGCCACAAGATTTAAATGACACAcaaatctttaatttaagaccacaagattcaaaaatctcccttttgttttttaaacctttattttttaaacaccgtgcccagtcaaactaagacacttaaaatgggacggagggagtatcttgTATTAAGTAAAAAGATTTTATTAACAATGGGCACAAAAAAACACCCGTGTAGAAGTTATATTCAAAGTTTTACAAGAAAATGTTCAAGGGTGCAGATGGAAGACATATCAATGCGTAAAATGTGTATAAGCCACACAGCCTAAGGTGTAAAGTGCATATGGGTCGAATGCCCACCTATCGAGGTACTAGCCCCGTGAGACTTAACCACCTCATGGTCGTCTTGGGGGGGTTTAGAGATTGCCTCACCCCAGGGCGAGTCCCAGTTATACCTATAAAACATTGGTCAGGAGTTCCTACCATTTCAGGGAAACGTGTCAGCTCTTCCACTTTGGTGACAGACACACCAGCATCTTCCAAAGCTGATGCAGTGCCTCCGGTTGAAACAATTGTATACCTGCAGAATAGGAAATAAGAAGTCTTTGCAAATTGAGAAATACCCAAAGGTAATGTAAATAAGTTGTGTGATTTTTGCCAGTAAATATAGGTAGCAACTAGAGCCTTCAATTTGCAAGATAATGGGTACAGTTTCATCAAAAGGTGCACAAAGGAACTAGATAGAGGGGACACCAGCTCCAATCAGATTAATCCAAGATGATAACATAACCCTGTGACATTGACAAAGGGAGAAAGGGCCACTTTACCCTCAACATATAGtgatacatatagatatatataaaattgtTAAAGTTTATGTTTTAAAATTCTAGAGATAGATGCTTCAGTCTTTCAGAAATCTTGTCACCAAATGAAGGCAATCCATACAAAAAAACAGGAGCCTTAATATGTTCGACAGAACAATTTCCACTTGGAATCTAACAGCCACAATTTAAAGCTCTTGTTCAATTAAGCCAGAAAAACCAGTGCCATCGGAGTAAGAGTCTCAATGCAGATTAGGCATTATGCCCTTTCATGTGAAGCTCGACAGCCTTTTTTTCTTTAGAAAGGTAACAGCAAGTGAAGCTCGGCAGTCTTATGCATATAACTAGATATTCACTTCgccaacacatacacacactaaAAGCTCTAGGCAAAGCGATTTCACTAGTAGACGCTGCAActatcctttgcaaaatatgaaaaaatgttTCTGCAATCCTTACCCCAACTCCTGCAGCCCATTGCCAAGCTTAGCCAAGTCGGTCTTATCTGAAAGTGATATCAATGCTTGCTTCCTCCCTAACATAacccatatatacatgaatAGTAAGTTCACATGAAAGTACAGCGAGCGAGTGAATACATTCCAAATTCTAACACACACTGGTTGGTATCATGAAATGTCCAATTTGTAAGTAGCATTACTTTGGTATTACATGCGAATTTACTCCAAAAAAATTACCAGAAGTGGACAAGGTGGGAGCAGATTGAGGAGTAGCTACAGTTTCAGCCATGGCCTTTACTGGATGAACAATCACCCTATACGACGTCGTTGAGGACTGAACCACACAGACAAAAAGTGAGatgaaagagaaggaaaaacTATAAAAAGAGTGTTTTGTTTTTGCAATACCTGTTGAGGGACAAAGCAATGATTAGTTCTGGTTCTGATGGTTTGGAGATGTGGAATTCTGATGTGGAAACCGGTGGCGGAAGAGGCGGAGGTAGTGGCTCTACTCAAACCCAGCATTTTGGTACTAGCTACTGTGTAGGGTTACTACTACTTTTTTGCCGCCGTATTATTCAACCAAGtctccctttttttattttttccttctttttttttttgtttttccttcttttttgtgtgtgtgttctTAACAAAGGCGCCACCCACTTTATTTTTTaggtcgtttttttttttttttttttttttttttttggcatactGTGTTGTATTGCCCTAGTTTGCCCACACGTACCCATAAGTAAAATGCAGTTCGTCCAACAAGGAGCGAATTgcctttatttatatattttttaattaatagctaaactatgtgaaaaaaaaatattaaatacaGTTCGTTAGACCTGTAACGAAatgtatttaaatttatttagttttcGCATTTCGCTAGGCAACCAGCGAAatgtgcctttttttttttttttttttaacattgaatgctttttcttttaaattgaaTGTATCGAACCCTAACTCCACCGACGCAAgaccttctccttcttttctctttctctctctccttcaCGTTCTGTTCTTCTTCCTATTTCCattcttcctctttctctaCGAATACAAAATAAGTATACCTCAACTCTTGCTCCGTAATTTCCTTCAAACGATTTTGaggtaatttattaattttgtaactttttacatatattatttaatttagttATTATAGATTagttcatatttaattttttgatttatttatatcTTATATTTTGTTTGTCAAAAACCAACAATTGTTTAGTTGAAAACAAAAATCACGTGTTTGATTTTATATATTGCACGTGTTTAACTAAGTACTTTCTTCTcttgatatgatttttttttttttttgacaatctCTTGATATGATAAAGATAAGAAACATTATGAGATTGGAATGTAGTAGattagaataaagaaaaattGTTTGCTCATTAGTTAGAAATCAAAAGTGTAGTAGAttataataaagaaaacaaaagtgaCAAGTTTAATTAACGGAAAAGTAAAAATtattgaactttgaaaaatagttcattcataccTTCGTTATCTTAGGGCGGTTATACCGCTTATATATcttatggggtcaattatatcTTACACAATACAGCATTCCCGTGGCATCAtctagcccttcaaaattattttaccctcaaataattttttactcactaaaataactcaatccgaccaatttttttttttttcaaagaaaaataatacgataatttttccaaaaaaaaatataaaaataattccgtattatttttgctgaaaaaaaaaaaaatcgggtcggattgagttattttagtgagtaaaaaattatttgagggtaaaataattttgaagggctaggatgatgccacgtggcaacgCTAGGACAgagggtataattgaccccatagtataactgtaagggtataattggccctaaagtataacgaagggtatggatgaactatttttcaaagttcaggggtaattttggcccttttccgtttaattAATAAATAGTTGCAAATTTCAATTGttgattaaattaaaaaaagctttaaaaaatattagttaCAGTTTGATAGTTAGTAAACGAACTGCAATTAAAACactaaaaatgattaattaCAGTTTGTTGACCACATATCGAACTgcaattaatatttatttttaaaaaaaaaaagttatcttGTATAACAATTTGttcaccttattttttttatttaattaatgatGAGATTATGAATGAAATTGAACCACATTAGTCATTACCCCATTTGAGCATTAATGACCCTTGCCTGCAATTTTGACTGAGCGTGCCtgtatttaaatttttctttttgcccATTTGGATTATATTTATTTCCTTAGTTAAACTTGTActctaatttatttatttttcttttctctctaagTATTTAACTGAGTGAGCCTGCAATATAACTGAACTTGAGAGATAATTACTACAATAATAAATTCTTCCCGTGTATTTGTTTTTGTATAACCATATGTTCaccgtatttttttatttaatgagGGGAACTGTCCTTTTGATTAAGTATTGTTATCaactaactaaaaaaaaaaaaaattaactaagtGCACAATGTTATAGGTATGGATCGTCCCACAGTGACTGTACATCCTGGTTCAgaagagtatgatgtgttaatACTCTAGCAGCAACATTGATCCCAACTTGTGTGAGATGGGAAGTTGACTAGACAGGATGTGTGTTTAACTATATGTCGTGCGAATTTTGAATTCTGGAATCACGTGAGGCAACACCCTTTGCATCACCTCATCCTAAATTACTTTGAGAGATGTGAATTTAGCAGAGTTTTAGAGGTAGGCGGTAAGCAATATGATGAAGGAATCATCACTGCACTTATTGAGAGAAAGTGTCCAGAGACGCATACTTTTTCATATGCGCACTGAAGAATGTACCATCGCATTGCAGGATGTCGAGGTCTTATATGACATTTCCGTAGATGGCGATCCATTGATGAGGACTGGTGTTAGACAAATAAGCAAATCAAAGTGGCGGCAGTTGATGTTTGAGCTTACTAGTTGATTGCCCGAAGAAGGATCAATTAAAGGTAATAGCTTGTTGAGAATAAAAGCATTAGCTAAGCATGTGAAAACCTTGGCTGATATTGACGATGACACCGACAAGATTGTGGTGCAACAGAGGGTCAGGTAGTACCTGCTTTGACTGTTTGGTGGCACAGTATTCCCTGATAATACTGGTGCATGGCTTAGTTTAGACTTTTTGCTTGACATAAGGGGCCCTGATGCAATGGGCAGGAAAGCTTGGGGAGCAGCAACATTATCATACCTGTACAATTCTCTATGTCGTGCTTCGATGTGGAATGGGCTTGATGTTTGTGGATTTATTTCTTTGTTGTAGGTACGTGAATTTCAATATTATGTTCTATTTTCATTATCCgtcttatttaattaaaaacatatttatatattttaatttacttATACAGGTTTGGGCTTGGAAGCGACTTATCCCGATGCAGCCGTCACTACGTCCTCTAAGAGTAAATGAGCGAGATATGGTATTTGCCCAGAAGTGGACTTGTCTTGAAGATCGCCTAAGCGAGGCACGAATTGTGCAACTACTTTGTAGGGATGTGTTAGACAACCTAACCGATGATCAggtattttccttttaaaaaattttaaagctGTAATTTGATAAGAAATGTGCAAAATATAATAACAATAGAAATTTGCAAGAAAATATTAACAATCggtttcaaaatataaatgtatatttACGACccttatgttttaattaaattgATTTAAAACTCATAAATAATAGCGAAAAATGTAAACAATAAAAAGTGTCTACGTgctttcaaatcccaaatactattacatacatcatcatatatttGGAAAGAATCAATAAGGACATTATTTGATGTGCTACGCATGCCAATTTCTGAAAAGAATCAGATTCTACAACTATTGATGTGACTTGTCAATGACAAAAAGCTAGAAACAATTTTTTAGTTTTGCAGTTCGTAAATTATGCAACGAActgtaaagaaaaggaaaagataagtaCAAGAAAGCTTCTGAAAAAATTCTTCATTTAAAGTTGATTTGACTTAtccgtgtaaaaaaaaaaatgaatcaaattcttcaatttttttgttttatagtTCGCAACATACACAACGaactataaaaaaaatctagatTATAAAGTTATCTTCGGGTGAAATAAGCGTTTTACAACCAAACAACTACAAAAAATGTCGAAcaattctttagttttgcagtTCACAaaatatgtaataaaaaaaaaaaaaagataagtacaaGAAATcttttctactatattagaagagtgggttggATCGTCGTCCACCCACTCTTCTAGAatagtaaatttaaaaaaaaaaaaaaagtggggcccactcttctataatagtagaaaataaaaaataaaaaaaactaagtgggggccactcttctataatagtagaaatataaaaataaaataaaaaatgaaggctttcaactatattagaagagtgggttggATCGTCGTCCACCCACTCTTCTagaatagtaattttttttaaaaaaaattaaaaaaaaaaaaggtgggccccactcttctataatagtagaaaataaaaaataaaaaaattaaggtggggcccactcttctataatagtagaaatataaaaaataaaaataaaaagttaaggctttctactatattagaagagtgggttggATCGTCGTCCACCCACTCTTCTAGAATagtaaaaaagattttaaaaaaaagatgggacccactcttctataatagtagacatatgaaaaatataaaaaattaaggtggggttcacatgaagaagtaggagacaattgcaacaaaaaaaaaataggacatttaaataatgataataagtttaGAAAATGGTAAacgtacgcttagagaaaatttaaagaagagaaattcaggaaaaaagaaataacgatttaaattgatatataatagtaaattaaaaaaaaattaaggtggggcccgcgtgaagaagtaggagacaattgcaacaaataaataaataaaaaaaaaaggatatttaaataatgataataagttcagaaaagggtaaaagtacgcttagagaaaatttaaagaagagaaattcaggaaaaaaaaataacgatttaaattgaacacaaaaatcgCTAAACGTATACTtttgggtataagtttagacacatacgtctcacacaaataatgatgAATATCATCAAAAAGAGGAAATATAAACAATCAAGAaatgtatacacatatttcttaaaatgatgaagttggtctatatttaaaaatttaagactacaacagATGCTGACACATGAAAGCGCttttcagtgttgttgagtagaaagagatgatggcatgaaactcggtaggagaagatgcatttcaaatctttcaattggagaactaaaccaggaaagtcatatatgggagaaacgaactaagtaaaataatttattgatattttcaattaattgaattataatactttctatgaattataatactttctataataaaaatttcataattatattactaaaaagTACTCTCTcggtcctaatttatgtgacatagtttgactaggcacaaagtttaaaaaaagaaaagaaagatctttgaaacttgtggtctaaaacaagtcatagatatttgtgtggatttaaatcatttcattaaaagtaaaaaaaaggagtttcaagttaaatgatttctaaatataaaaatatatcattcttttttagacagactaaaaaaaaaatgtggtactattttttgtgttggaCCCGTGCTAGCACGGACTTTCATCATCTAGTCTAAAAAGATTCTTCAATTAAAATTGATTTGACTTGTccatgtaaaagaaaataattcagATTCTTCAATTTTTAAGTGTTGCAGTTCGCAAAATATGCAAGTACATTTTTATTTGACTTGTCCATGACGAAAAGCTACACATAAGACTTAGATTACttcaatttttatgttttatagaTCGCAACATATGCAACGAACTATCAAAAATCTAGATTATAATGTATTCTACCCGACCGTTGTTATCTTCGGGTGAAATAAGGGTTTACAACCTATTTACTAACCAAAAATGTCAAACAATAATGAGAACACTGCTAGAAGCTCTTCCTCGCCCTTTACTTGGGCATTCCTGAAAAACAGGAATGATAACTCAAATTTAGAGTCACCCAACAACGACGTTGGAACATGGGATCCATATGATTTTAAGATGAACAcgtacaacccacacatgtttGACGAACGAGAAGATGATTTTCGGATCCATGTGAGTACTACTGTAGATTACCACGTGAATGAGATCATAGCTACCGTGAGTCAAATCGGCTCATTCATGAGCTTGAGGAACTGGGGGGCACCCAAACCACGTCGATTCTCTGTGTGGATGGAGCGCAAAGATATAGAAGTTTATGAGATAGTTGTCAAACAAATTCGAAAGAAGAATAATAGGATGTTAGCGAGACGTTATAGGTACTATATCCTTAAGCTCGCTGAAGAATAAGCTGCGGCAACAAATTGCACGCTAACAGAACATGAAAGAGCAAGTGTTTTAGAACACGAACTTTACAAATCAGAGGTTGACATGCCTAACGAACGCCCTTAGTCCAACTATGTGttatgtgtttttattttcaataacaatgtaattttttgttCATTCAATAAAGTAATGtgtaaatttttataattaaagttGCAATTAAACTCCATAATACGGACCATTTATCTATTAAAATAAGGACAACAACATATTGTAAAAGATTACATAAGATAACAACAACatagaactcatgaaaaaaCATAATAGcaaacaagcaacaacaactactGAGTACGATTGGGACAGCGATTCTTGTCATGACCGGTTTGCCTGCAAGTACTGCTCCTCCTAGCCATGCGAGCAGGAGCAATATCCATTTCATTGCTTCTTCAAGTTGTTCTCTGAGCTCCAGAAGTTCGCTCGTATGCAATTAAACGGAAGGGACTTGCAGACCAATATGCCTCATCACCCAAGGGAGAAAACGTTTCATTGTACATTTGCTTGTAATACCTGCAACTGTAGTACTTACTAATATAGTCCTTAGGCTGAATTTTGCGGATTCGGTAAAATTTAATTGCATGGGAACATAGCATATGGTAGTTTTTCCACTTTCCACACAAACACTTTTTTCC from Lycium ferocissimum isolate CSIRO_LF1 chromosome 2, AGI_CSIRO_Lferr_CH_V1, whole genome shotgun sequence includes:
- the LOC132040537 gene encoding uncharacterized protein LOC132040537, whose translation is MLGLSRATTSASSATGFHIRIPHLQTIRTRTNHCFVPQQSSTTSYRVIVHPVKAMAETVATPQSAPTLSTSGRKQALISLSDKTDLAKLGNGLQELGYTIVSTGGTASALEDAGVSVTKVEELTRFPEMLDGRVKTLHPGIHGGILARRDQEHHMEALEKHEIGTFDVVVVNLYPFYAKVSSSSGISFEDGIENIDIGGPAMIRAAAKNHRDVLVVVDSEDYPDLLEFLRGDNDDQQFRRKLAWKAFQHVASYDSAVSEWLWKQTVGDKFPPSLTVPLSLKDSLRYGENPHQKAAVYVDKSLSEVNAGGIATVIQHHGKEMSYNNYLDADAAWNCVCDFNKPTCVVVKHTNPCGVASRDDIIEAYRLAVKADPVSAFGGIVAFNVEVDEVLAKDIREFRSPTDGETRMFYEIVVAPKYTEKGLEVLRGKSKTLRILEASKNSKGKLSLRQIGGGWLAQDSDDLTPEDIQFNVMSDKTPQENELTDAQFAWLCVKHVKSNAIVIAKNNCMLGMGSGQPNRLESLRIAMRKAGDEVKGAALASDAFFPFAWNDAVEEACQSGVSVIAEPGGSIRDKDAVECCNKYGVSLVFTNVRHFRH